One Tistrella mobilis DNA segment encodes these proteins:
- a CDS encoding penicillin acylase family protein: MRWIGRILGGLVFIVIAAVVIGVIWLRTSLPETEGRLALQGLSGEVTVIRDENDVPHIKARSIEDAVFALGFLHAQDRLWQMEFQRRVGSGRLSEFAGKSTLSIDRFIRTIGVYGHAERAYAKLDDQTRRRLDAYVAGVNAYIAGHDGAWPLEFVLTGITPTPWKPADSMVWLKMMAWDLAKNWRDELLRARMLAAGITPEQISDLWPDYDADGNVALPEIAGLGTDLDALTKIYAATPFATLLDQGAAPPIDGIGSNNWVLSGAHTATGKPMLANDPHLGLGAPSLWYLAHLSAPGLEVIGATLPGLPSVMLGRTNTFAWGFTNTGPDTQDFVIEQLTAPGADTYETPDGPLAFTTRSETIQVKGAEPESFTVRESRNGPIVTDVVNGGGELTDRRHVLAFRWVALTDDDPTLRAAFAANTATDFPSFREGLRDFYWPQQNIVFADTGGRIAYLAPARVPIRASGDGFLPSRGWTGEGDWTGWIPYDELPQLTDPEDGRIVTANQRITPEGYPYFISREWTAPYRADRIDQMLDETDKHDTESFRAIMGDTVSLMARQFMPLMMAGIRDASPEHPAAAEALDILKRWDGDMAADQTAPLIFSAWYDALLPRIAADELGDDLFGDYRGHRTEFLRVALTRDPVWCDDRRTTETESCAVQIARALDDAMALLIRTQGEDMSAWIWGKAHPAVSENRVLSAVPVLKDVLAISHPIGGDPFTVNAQRWAADAPEGPQMFRSTHGPGYRAIYDLADPQRSMFIQSTGQSGNPLSAGYDAFASRWTETRFIPMITDWSRIDAAAGTKRLTLAPATAPAN; the protein is encoded by the coding sequence ATGCGCTGGATCGGTCGAATTCTGGGCGGTCTCGTCTTCATCGTGATCGCCGCCGTGGTGATCGGCGTGATCTGGCTGCGCACCAGCCTGCCCGAGACCGAGGGGCGCCTGGCCCTGCAGGGGCTTTCGGGCGAGGTCACGGTCATCCGCGACGAGAACGACGTTCCCCATATCAAGGCCCGGAGCATCGAGGACGCGGTCTTCGCCCTCGGGTTCCTCCACGCCCAGGACCGGCTCTGGCAGATGGAGTTCCAGCGCCGGGTCGGATCGGGGCGGCTGTCGGAATTCGCCGGCAAGTCGACGCTGTCGATCGACCGCTTCATCCGCACCATCGGTGTCTACGGCCATGCCGAACGAGCCTATGCAAAGCTCGACGATCAGACCCGTCGCCGGCTGGATGCCTATGTCGCCGGTGTGAACGCCTATATCGCCGGCCATGACGGCGCCTGGCCGCTGGAATTCGTGCTGACCGGCATCACGCCGACGCCCTGGAAGCCCGCCGATTCGATGGTCTGGCTGAAGATGATGGCCTGGGACCTGGCCAAGAACTGGCGCGACGAGTTGCTGCGCGCCCGCATGCTTGCAGCCGGCATCACGCCGGAGCAGATCTCGGATCTCTGGCCGGATTACGATGCCGACGGCAATGTCGCCCTGCCGGAAATCGCCGGGCTCGGCACCGATCTGGACGCGTTGACGAAGATCTATGCCGCAACGCCCTTCGCAACCCTGCTGGACCAGGGGGCTGCGCCGCCGATCGACGGTATCGGGTCCAACAACTGGGTTCTGTCGGGCGCCCATACGGCGACCGGCAAGCCGATGCTCGCCAACGACCCCCATCTGGGGCTCGGCGCACCGTCGCTCTGGTACCTCGCCCATCTCTCCGCACCCGGCCTTGAGGTGATCGGCGCCACCCTGCCCGGCCTGCCCAGCGTCATGCTGGGGCGCACCAACACTTTCGCCTGGGGCTTCACGAATACCGGCCCCGATACCCAGGATTTCGTGATCGAACAGCTGACGGCGCCGGGCGCCGACACTTACGAAACACCGGACGGCCCCCTGGCCTTCACCACCCGCAGCGAGACCATCCAGGTCAAGGGGGCGGAGCCCGAGAGCTTCACGGTACGCGAAAGCCGCAACGGCCCGATCGTGACCGATGTCGTCAATGGCGGCGGGGAACTGACCGACCGGCGCCATGTGCTCGCCTTCCGCTGGGTGGCGCTGACCGATGACGATCCCACCCTGCGTGCGGCCTTCGCCGCCAACACCGCCACCGATTTCCCCAGCTTCCGCGAAGGCTTGCGCGACTTCTACTGGCCGCAGCAGAACATCGTCTTCGCCGACACCGGCGGCCGGATCGCCTATCTGGCGCCGGCCCGGGTGCCGATCCGGGCCTCGGGCGACGGCTTTCTCCCAAGCCGCGGCTGGACCGGCGAGGGAGACTGGACCGGGTGGATTCCCTATGACGAGTTGCCGCAGCTGACCGACCCGGAAGATGGCCGGATCGTCACCGCCAATCAGCGGATCACGCCCGAGGGCTATCCCTATTTCATCAGCCGGGAATGGACCGCCCCCTATCGCGCCGACCGCATCGACCAGATGCTCGACGAGACGGACAAGCACGATACCGAAAGCTTCCGCGCGATCATGGGTGATACCGTCTCCCTGATGGCCCGCCAGTTCATGCCGCTGATGATGGCCGGCATCCGCGATGCCAGCCCGGAGCACCCGGCCGCCGCGGAGGCGCTCGATATCCTGAAGCGCTGGGACGGCGACATGGCGGCCGATCAGACCGCGCCGCTGATCTTCTCGGCCTGGTATGACGCCCTGCTGCCGCGCATCGCAGCCGACGAGCTGGGCGACGATCTGTTCGGCGACTATCGCGGCCACCGCACCGAATTCCTGCGGGTCGCGCTGACCCGCGACCCGGTCTGGTGCGACGACCGGCGGACCACGGAGACGGAGAGCTGCGCCGTTCAGATCGCCCGCGCGCTGGACGACGCAATGGCCCTGCTGATCCGCACCCAGGGTGAAGACATGTCCGCCTGGATATGGGGCAAGGCGCATCCGGCAGTCTCAGAGAACCGGGTGCTGTCGGCCGTGCCGGTGCTCAAGGACGTGCTCGCCATCTCGCACCCGATCGGCGGCGACCCGTTCACCGTCAACGCCCAGCGCTGGGCTGCCGATGCACCGGAAGGGCCGCAGATGTTCCGATCGACCCACGGCCCCGGCTATCGCGCGATCTACGATCTTGCCGACCCGCAGCGTTCGATGTTCATCCAGAGCACCGGACAAAGCGGCAATCCGCTCTCCGCCGGCTATGATGCCTTCGCATCGCGCTGGACCGAGACCCGCTTCATCCCCATGATCACCGACTGGTCGCGGATCGACGCCGCGGCCGGGACGAAGCGACTGACCCTGGCGCCCGCGACCGCCCCGGCCAACTGA
- a CDS encoding threonine ammonia-lyase: MPASTLLTLDQIREAAARLAGSIERTPCKASRTLSDLTGAKVVCKYENLQFTASFKERGALNRMLALDDATRARGVIAMSAGNHAQGVALQARRLGIPATIVMPRFTPFTKVGHTRALGAEVVLEGDTLEEARAKADSLAAERGLTFVHPYDDPLIAAGQGTVALEMLEQAPEIDVMLVPVGGGGLIAGCAAAAKALKPQIEVIGIQADRYPFMVQALGREVPAAQGMTIAEGIAVKSPGQFTRQVIADCVDDLLLVDETAIERAVQLFVEIEKTVVEGAGAVGLAALLDPAHHERFVGRTVGLVVSGGNIDTRILSSILLRGLVRDGKVMRLRVISYDRPGELALIARLIGDAGANILEVYHQRAFSHVPIKAVEVDLVVETRGPDHARELIGRLEKEGLEVQRLDHDISESGSLQM, translated from the coding sequence GTGCCAGCCTCCACCCTGCTGACGCTCGACCAGATCCGCGAGGCGGCTGCCCGCCTTGCAGGATCGATCGAGCGTACCCCCTGCAAGGCCTCCCGAACGCTCAGCGACCTCACCGGCGCAAAGGTGGTCTGCAAGTATGAAAACCTTCAGTTCACCGCCTCGTTTAAGGAACGCGGCGCGCTGAACCGCATGCTCGCCCTGGATGACGCGACCCGGGCGCGGGGTGTGATCGCCATGTCGGCCGGCAACCACGCCCAGGGTGTCGCCCTTCAGGCGCGCAGGCTCGGCATTCCCGCCACCATCGTGATGCCCCGCTTCACGCCCTTCACCAAGGTCGGCCACACCCGCGCGTTGGGCGCAGAGGTCGTGCTTGAAGGCGACACGCTGGAAGAGGCCCGCGCCAAGGCGGATTCGCTTGCAGCCGAGCGGGGCCTCACCTTCGTCCACCCCTATGACGATCCGTTGATCGCGGCCGGTCAGGGCACGGTGGCGCTGGAAATGCTGGAGCAGGCACCGGAGATCGACGTGATGCTGGTGCCGGTCGGGGGTGGTGGTCTGATCGCCGGCTGCGCCGCAGCCGCCAAGGCGCTCAAGCCGCAGATCGAGGTGATCGGCATTCAGGCCGATCGCTACCCGTTCATGGTGCAGGCGCTGGGCCGCGAGGTTCCGGCCGCCCAGGGCATGACCATCGCCGAAGGCATCGCGGTCAAGAGCCCCGGCCAGTTCACCCGGCAGGTGATCGCCGACTGCGTCGACGACCTGCTTCTGGTCGATGAAACCGCCATCGAGCGCGCGGTTCAGCTGTTCGTCGAGATCGAGAAGACGGTGGTCGAGGGTGCCGGTGCCGTTGGCCTGGCGGCCCTGCTCGACCCTGCCCATCATGAACGCTTCGTGGGCCGCACCGTCGGTCTCGTGGTCTCGGGCGGTAATATCGATACCCGGATCCTGTCCTCCATCCTGCTCCGCGGCCTGGTGCGGGACGGCAAGGTCATGCGGCTCAGGGTGATTTCGTATGACCGGCCGGGAGAGCTGGCGCTGATCGCCCGGCTGATCGGCGATGCCGGCGCCAACATCCTTGAGGTCTATCATCAACGCGCCTTCTCTCACGTGCCGATCAAGGCGGTCGAGGTCGACCTGGTCGTGGAGACACGCGGCCCCGACCATGCCCGGGAACTGATCGGCCGGCTCGAAAAAGAAGGGCTGGAAGTTCAGCGCCTGGATCACGACATCAGCGAGAGCGGCTCTCTTCAGATGTAA
- a CDS encoding arginyltransferase, giving the protein MREWPHRAQHLFTMTVAHPCPYIEGRLERDVVADLNVPNAQSFYDWLLRSGFRRVQHMAYRPACPGCSACVPVRIRVAGMEPTRSQRTVLRRNADLAHTIVPLTATQEQYQLFLRYQKSRHADGEMATMTFHDYRMMVEESPIDTQVVEFRGEEGQLIAVCLTDRVRDGLSAVYKFYDPDAARRSLGTRIVLWHIDRARELGLPYVYLGYWIAESRKMAYKARFAPMEALVDGAWVPLPRQA; this is encoded by the coding sequence ATGAGGGAGTGGCCGCATCGGGCGCAACATCTGTTCACCATGACCGTCGCCCATCCGTGCCCCTATATCGAAGGCCGGCTGGAGCGGGACGTCGTGGCGGATCTGAATGTGCCCAACGCCCAGTCCTTCTACGACTGGCTGCTGCGCTCGGGCTTCAGGCGTGTGCAGCATATGGCCTATCGGCCGGCCTGCCCCGGATGCTCGGCCTGCGTGCCGGTGCGCATCCGGGTGGCAGGCATGGAGCCGACCCGCAGCCAGCGGACCGTATTGCGCCGGAACGCCGATCTCGCCCACACCATCGTGCCCCTGACGGCGACGCAGGAGCAGTACCAGCTGTTCCTGCGTTATCAGAAAAGCCGCCACGCCGACGGCGAAATGGCGACCATGACCTTCCACGACTACCGCATGATGGTGGAAGAAAGCCCCATCGATACGCAGGTTGTCGAATTCCGGGGCGAAGAGGGGCAGTTGATCGCCGTCTGCCTGACCGACCGGGTGCGCGACGGGCTCTCTGCCGTTTATAAATTCTACGATCCCGACGCGGCACGCCGCAGCCTGGGAACGCGGATCGTGCTCTGGCACATAGACCGCGCACGCGAGTTGGGGTTGCCCTATGTCTATCTCGGCTATTGGATCGCCGAGAGCCGGAAGATGGCCTACAAGGCCCGCTTCGCTCCGATGGAAGCCCTGGTCGATGGCGCCTGGGTGCCCCTGCCCCGTCAGGCATAG
- a CDS encoding TRAP transporter substrate-binding protein, which translates to MNRRSFLRGGAVAAAATTAAAASGLAAPALAQSRTEWRMVTSWPKNFPGVGTSAQRLADRIAAMSAGRLVIKVFGAGELAPAFGTFDAVQQGAAECYHSPSYYFAGKNPGLTLFTSIPLGMTAWEAHGWWLHGGGEALQDEMTKPFGIKALPCINTGVQAAGWFNKEIKTVEDLKGLKMRTAGLNAEILRRLGVNVVTLPPGDIFQAMQSGTVDAAEWIGPWNDLAFGLHRITKNYYVAGTNEPCAVAELGISEKHWNELPEDLQAIVRSACAAEYETAFTEYFTRNAEAMVVLKNEHGVQVRTFPDEVQKVLADAARAVALELRDRGDDVTRRAWTSYMTYLDHARTYGSSAEGGYLALRAKFDPIPVG; encoded by the coding sequence ATGAATCGCCGTTCCTTCCTCCGCGGTGGCGCCGTCGCCGCCGCGGCAACCACAGCTGCGGCCGCCAGCGGCCTTGCGGCACCCGCGCTTGCCCAGTCGCGCACCGAATGGCGCATGGTCACGTCCTGGCCGAAGAATTTCCCGGGTGTCGGCACCTCTGCCCAGCGGCTGGCCGATCGCATCGCGGCGATGAGCGCGGGCCGTCTGGTGATCAAGGTGTTCGGCGCCGGCGAACTCGCCCCGGCCTTCGGGACCTTCGATGCGGTCCAGCAGGGCGCTGCCGAGTGCTATCACAGCCCGAGCTACTATTTCGCCGGCAAGAATCCGGGCCTGACCCTGTTCACCTCCATCCCGCTCGGCATGACTGCCTGGGAGGCCCATGGCTGGTGGCTGCATGGCGGTGGTGAGGCGCTGCAGGACGAGATGACCAAGCCGTTCGGCATCAAGGCCCTGCCCTGCATCAATACGGGCGTCCAGGCCGCCGGCTGGTTCAACAAGGAAATCAAGACGGTCGAGGACCTGAAGGGCCTCAAGATGCGGACCGCCGGCCTCAACGCCGAAATCCTGCGCCGGCTGGGCGTCAATGTCGTGACCCTGCCGCCCGGAGACATCTTCCAGGCCATGCAGTCGGGCACCGTCGACGCGGCGGAATGGATCGGCCCCTGGAACGATCTGGCATTCGGCCTGCATCGCATCACCAAGAACTATTACGTCGCCGGCACCAACGAGCCCTGCGCCGTGGCCGAGCTCGGCATCTCCGAGAAGCACTGGAACGAGCTTCCCGAGGATCTGCAGGCGATCGTTCGCAGTGCCTGCGCCGCCGAATACGAGACCGCCTTCACCGAGTACTTCACCCGCAACGCCGAGGCGATGGTGGTGTTGAAGAACGAGCATGGCGTGCAGGTCCGGACCTTCCCGGACGAGGTCCAGAAGGTGCTGGCCGATGCCGCCCGTGCCGTGGCCCTGGAACTGCGCGATCGCGGCGACGACGTGACCCGGCGGGCCTGGACCTCGTACATGACCTATCTGGACCACGCCCGCACCTATGGCAGCAGCGCCGAGGGCGGCTATCTGGCACTCCGGGCGAAGTTCGACCCGATCCCGGTCGGCTGA
- a CDS encoding TRAP transporter substrate-binding protein yields the protein MDRRSFIKRSVATGAAAAATTFAAPAIAEGRIEWRLITSWPKNFPGLGTTAERLAQKITRMSGGRLTVKLYAADELVPAFGVFDAVQQGAAEAYHSAAYYYGGKHPALNFYTSVPFGMYAPEHMAWWLYGDGEKLQDELYAPFGIKAIPAANTGAQAAGWFAREITGPDDLKGLKFRTAGLNGELWREAGCNVVQLPGREMFQAFQSGMIDAAEWVGPWNDLAFGLHRLAKNYYTPGIGEGQGAVEIGIGRKHWDALPDDLKAVVREAAISEYQANVSEFLIRNASALKALQTEHGVKVQPFPDTVNDALAKAGESVMLRLRDGGDDLLKKVWASYYGFRNDCMTWTRHAEQPYLNARAKGPAFTD from the coding sequence ATGGACCGCCGTTCATTCATCAAGCGCAGCGTCGCCACCGGCGCTGCAGCCGCCGCCACCACCTTCGCCGCCCCGGCCATCGCCGAGGGCCGCATCGAATGGCGGCTGATCACGTCCTGGCCGAAGAATTTTCCCGGCCTGGGAACGACAGCCGAACGCCTCGCACAAAAGATCACCAGAATGAGCGGCGGCCGGCTGACCGTGAAACTGTATGCCGCGGATGAACTCGTGCCGGCTTTCGGCGTGTTCGATGCCGTCCAGCAAGGGGCTGCCGAAGCCTACCATTCAGCCGCCTATTATTACGGCGGCAAGCACCCCGCGCTCAACTTTTACACCAGCGTGCCTTTCGGCATGTATGCGCCCGAACACATGGCGTGGTGGCTGTATGGCGACGGCGAAAAGTTGCAGGACGAACTGTACGCCCCGTTCGGCATCAAGGCGATCCCGGCCGCCAACACCGGCGCCCAGGCCGCAGGCTGGTTTGCGCGCGAGATCACCGGCCCGGATGACCTGAAGGGGCTGAAGTTCCGCACCGCAGGACTGAACGGCGAACTCTGGCGTGAGGCCGGCTGCAACGTTGTCCAGCTGCCGGGACGGGAGATGTTTCAGGCCTTCCAGAGCGGCATGATCGATGCGGCGGAATGGGTGGGGCCCTGGAACGATCTGGCTTTCGGGCTGCATCGTCTGGCGAAAAACTACTATACCCCCGGTATCGGCGAGGGCCAGGGCGCAGTCGAGATCGGCATCGGCCGCAAGCATTGGGATGCCCTGCCCGATGATCTGAAGGCGGTCGTCCGCGAGGCGGCAATTTCCGAGTATCAGGCCAATGTCTCGGAGTTCCTTATTCGCAACGCCTCGGCGCTCAAGGCGCTACAGACCGAGCACGGCGTGAAAGTGCAGCCCTTCCCCGATACGGTGAATGACGCACTCGCCAAAGCCGGCGAGAGCGTGATGTTGCGTCTGCGCGATGGTGGCGACGATCTGCTCAAGAAAGTCTGGGCCAGCTATTACGGCTTCCGGAACGACTGCATGACCTGGACACGCCACGCCGAGCAACCCTATCTGAATGCGCGGGCGAAAGGCCCCGCCTTTACCGACTGA
- a CDS encoding TRAP transporter substrate-binding protein yields MDRRSFLKGSAAAGAAAAAVAASNFPAPAIAQGKIEWRMVTSWPKNFPGLGTAAESIAQKITTMSGGRLTVKVFAAGELVPAFGAFDAVQQGAAEVYHSAAYYYGGKHPGFHFFTTAPYGLYAAEQFAWWAVGDGEKLQDELYAPFGVKAFPAVNTCAQAVGWFAKEINTPDDLKGLKFRTAGLNAEIFRRLGCNVVQLPGGEIFQAMQSGTVDAADWVGPWNDLAFGLHRVAKNYYTPGIGEPSATIEMGIGKKHWDELPDDLKAIVRQAAYSDYQEGVGQFIVRNSAAVATLINEHGVKVRPFPDPVYKALGEAAESFINELSGSGDDILKRIVKSYYTFRNNSMTWQQHAEQPYLNIRAAGPKFAV; encoded by the coding sequence ATGGATCGTCGTTCGTTCCTCAAGGGATCGGCCGCCGCGGGTGCCGCTGCCGCCGCCGTCGCCGCTTCCAACTTCCCGGCGCCGGCCATCGCGCAGGGCAAGATCGAGTGGCGCATGGTCACCTCGTGGCCGAAGAACTTCCCCGGCCTCGGGACGGCCGCGGAAAGCATCGCGCAGAAGATCACCACCATGAGCGGCGGGCGCCTCACCGTGAAGGTCTTTGCCGCGGGTGAGCTGGTGCCGGCCTTCGGCGCCTTCGATGCCGTGCAGCAGGGAGCTGCCGAAGTCTACCACTCGGCCGCCTATTATTACGGTGGCAAGCATCCCGGTTTCCATTTCTTCACCACCGCACCCTATGGCCTCTATGCGGCCGAGCAGTTCGCGTGGTGGGCGGTCGGCGACGGTGAGAAGCTCCAGGACGAACTCTACGCACCTTTCGGCGTGAAGGCTTTCCCGGCGGTCAACACCTGCGCGCAGGCGGTCGGCTGGTTCGCCAAGGAGATCAATACTCCCGACGACCTGAAGGGCCTGAAGTTCCGCACTGCCGGCCTGAATGCGGAAATCTTCCGTCGGCTTGGCTGCAACGTGGTTCAGCTGCCGGGTGGCGAAATCTTCCAGGCCATGCAGTCCGGTACCGTCGATGCGGCAGACTGGGTCGGCCCCTGGAACGATCTGGCCTTCGGCCTGCACCGGGTTGCCAAGAACTACTATACCCCCGGCATCGGCGAGCCGTCTGCGACCATCGAGATGGGTATCGGCAAGAAGCACTGGGACGAGCTGCCGGATGATCTGAAGGCGATCGTCCGTCAGGCCGCCTATAGCGACTATCAGGAGGGCGTCGGCCAGTTCATCGTCCGCAACTCCGCTGCCGTCGCAACCCTGATCAACGAGCATGGCGTGAAGGTCCGCCCCTTCCCTGATCCGGTCTACAAGGCCCTGGGTGAGGCTGCCGAGTCGTTCATTAACGAGCTGAGCGGCAGTGGTGACGACATTCTGAAGCGGATCGTCAAGAGCTACTATACCTTCCGCAACAACAGCATGACCTGGCAGCAGCATGCTGAGCAGCCCTATCTGAACATCCGGGCCGCCGGTCCGAAGTTCGCGGTCTGA
- a CDS encoding TRAP transporter small permease subunit → MNALRALASAVDAVNEGIGRVVSWLALVLVVVQFGIVLMRYVYGVGAIAVQESILIMHGVLFLVAAGYALLYDAHVRVDVFYGEAKPRKKAMVDLIGCIVFLAPFIYVIWDVAFPYVASSWAVKEASNETSGLPGIYLFKTTILAFTVLVGLQGVALALRSILVIAGLAETNKSRTGGAA, encoded by the coding sequence GTGAACGCCCTCAGAGCGCTTGCAAGCGCCGTGGACGCGGTGAACGAAGGGATCGGACGAGTCGTTTCCTGGCTTGCTCTCGTGCTGGTGGTCGTGCAGTTCGGAATCGTGCTGATGCGCTATGTCTATGGCGTCGGCGCGATCGCGGTTCAGGAATCGATCCTGATCATGCACGGCGTCCTGTTCCTCGTCGCTGCGGGCTATGCGCTGCTCTATGACGCGCACGTCCGGGTCGACGTGTTCTACGGCGAAGCCAAACCCCGCAAGAAGGCGATGGTCGATCTCATCGGCTGCATCGTTTTCCTCGCTCCGTTCATCTACGTCATCTGGGACGTCGCCTTTCCTTACGTCGCCTCGTCCTGGGCGGTGAAGGAAGCGTCGAACGAGACCAGCGGCCTGCCCGGCATCTACCTGTTCAAGACAACGATCCTGGCCTTCACGGTCCTGGTCGGCCTTCAGGGCGTGGCGCTGGCGCTGCGCTCGATCCTGGTGATCGCCGGCCTGGCGGAAACCAACAAGTCTCGGACGGGCGGGGCTGCGTAA
- a CDS encoding TRAP transporter large permease, producing the protein MLIKDYLDIAMFLVLVGALLMGFPVAFTLGGVSIIFAFIGNALGVFDLSFLSFLPQRIFGTMTNETLVAVPLFVFMGVVLERSKVAEELLETMGLLFGRLRGGLGISVSVVGALLAASTGIVGATVVTMGLIALPTMLKRGYDPRLATGGIAAAGTLGQIIPPSIVLVLLGDVMGSAYQQAQLKMGIFSPDTVSVGDLFAGALIPGLMLVGIYILYQVFAGIINPAGSPALSEEEVAAGRGPGFGKRIFSALVPPLVLIIAVLGSILGGLATPTEAAAVGAVGSLMLGAARHPDRSPIPIYISGAALIAILVLTGLMDLRFQRSVISTAENIGIIVAAILLVLIAWGLIISILRAARTSMLNEVMRGTARVSSMVFVILIGAAAFSLVFRGLGGDDLVHELLTGMPGGTFGALMIVMIVMFIMGFFLDFIEITFVVVPLVAPVLLQLDVNPVWLGVMMAMNLQTSFLTPPFGFALFYLRGVAPPSVKTWDIYKGVIPFVLIQIVALAILWIFPGITTFLPDLLYR; encoded by the coding sequence ATGCTGATCAAGGACTATCTCGACATCGCCATGTTCCTCGTCCTGGTCGGGGCGTTGCTCATGGGCTTTCCGGTCGCCTTCACGCTGGGCGGCGTATCGATCATCTTCGCCTTTATCGGCAACGCCCTCGGCGTCTTCGACCTGTCGTTCCTCAGCTTCCTGCCCCAGCGCATCTTCGGCACCATGACCAACGAGACCCTGGTCGCCGTGCCGCTGTTCGTGTTCATGGGCGTGGTACTGGAACGGTCCAAGGTTGCCGAGGAACTGCTCGAGACCATGGGCCTGCTGTTCGGCCGCCTGCGTGGCGGTCTCGGCATCTCGGTCTCGGTGGTGGGGGCCCTGCTTGCCGCATCGACCGGTATCGTCGGCGCAACCGTCGTGACCATGGGGCTGATCGCCCTGCCGACCATGCTGAAGCGCGGCTACGACCCGCGCCTCGCCACCGGCGGCATCGCCGCGGCCGGCACGCTGGGCCAGATCATCCCGCCCTCGATCGTGCTGGTGCTGCTGGGTGACGTCATGGGCTCCGCCTACCAGCAGGCGCAGCTCAAGATGGGCATCTTCTCGCCGGATACGGTTTCGGTCGGCGATCTCTTTGCCGGTGCGCTGATCCCGGGCCTGATGCTGGTCGGCATCTACATCCTGTATCAGGTGTTCGCCGGCATCATCAACCCGGCCGGCTCCCCCGCACTCTCTGAAGAGGAAGTTGCGGCCGGCCGTGGTCCTGGTTTCGGCAAGCGCATCTTCAGCGCCCTGGTCCCGCCACTGGTGCTGATCATCGCCGTGCTGGGGTCGATCCTGGGCGGTCTGGCGACGCCGACCGAGGCGGCTGCGGTTGGCGCCGTCGGCTCGCTGATGCTGGGTGCAGCCCGCCATCCGGATCGCAGCCCCATCCCGATCTATATCTCGGGCGCCGCCCTGATCGCGATCCTTGTCCTGACCGGCCTGATGGATCTGCGCTTCCAGCGCAGCGTGATCAGCACGGCCGAGAATATCGGCATCATCGTCGCCGCGATCCTGCTGGTGCTGATCGCCTGGGGCCTGATCATCTCCATCCTGCGCGCCGCGCGGACGAGCATGCTGAACGAGGTGATGCGGGGCACAGCCCGGGTCAGCTCGATGGTCTTCGTCATCCTGATCGGTGCGGCGGCGTTCTCGCTGGTGTTCCGTGGCCTGGGCGGCGACGACCTGGTTCACGAACTTCTGACCGGCATGCCCGGCGGCACGTTCGGCGCCCTGATGATCGTGATGATCGTCATGTTCATCATGGGCTTCTTCCTGGACTTCATCGAGATCACCTTCGTGGTGGTCCCGCTGGTTGCCCCGGTGCTGCTCCAGCTGGATGTGAACCCGGTCTGGCTCGGCGTCATGATGGCGATGAACCTGCAGACCTCGTTCCTCACCCCGCCCTTCGGCTTTGCGCTGTTCTATCTGCGGGGTGTCGCACCGCCGTCGGTCAAGACCTGGGACATCTACAAGGGCGTGATCCCCTTCGTGCTGATCCAGATCGTGGCGCTGGCCATCCTGTGGATCTTCCCGGGCATCACCACCTTCCTGCCCGATCTGCTTTACCGGTAA